The window ACCGCAGCCGAGGCCTCCGGCCCCGCGCCCGGCACCAGGTTGATGACGCCGGGCGGGAGCCCGGCCGCCTCGAGCAGGCGCATCGAGGCCTGGGCCGAGAGCAGCTGCGTCGTCGACGGCTTCCAGACGACAGTGTTGCCCATCAGCGCCGGGGCGGTCGGGAGGTTCGCGGCGATCGAGGTGAAGTTGAACGGCGTGACCGCGTAGACGAACCCCTCGAGCGGCCGGTGGTCGGTGCGGTTCCACTGGCCCGGCACCGAGATCGGCTGGGTCGCGAGGATCTCGCGCGCGAAGTGCACGTTCCAGCGCCAGAAGTCGACGAGCTCGCAGACCGCGTCGATCTCGGACTGGTGGACGGTCTTCGACTGCCCGAGCATCGTGACGGCGTTGCTGTAGTCGCGCTGCGGACCGGCGAGCAGGTCGGCGGCGCGCAGGAACACGGCCGCGCGGGCGTCGAAGGACAGCTCGCGCCACGCCGGCGCCGCGGCGAGCGCGGCGTCGATCGCGGCCGACGTCTGCTCGGTCGACGCGGCGCGGCCCCGGGCCAGCACGAGGTCGTGCCGGTGCGGGGCCCGGACCACGAGCTCCTCGCCGGAGCCGCCGCGTTGCTCACCGGCGACGGTCAGCGTGATGTCGGCGGTCTCGGCCGCAACGGCCTTGAGCGCCTCCTCCACCCGGGCGCGCTCGGGCGACCCGGGCGCGTAGGTGAGGACCGGCTCGTTGCGCGGCTGCGGTACGGCGGTGACGGCGTCCACCTGATCATCGTGACACGCCACATATGCCGAACACCCTGCATCGTCCGCCCCGGGGAGCAAGAATTCCGAGCGGCCGCCCGAAAGGGTGAGGTTCGTCCGGGGGTGGGGTTCATGCAGGCGGCGCGACGCGATCGGGTTCGGCAGGCGCGCGCGGTGCGACGGGCCCGGACCGCGGCCGTGGCCTCACTGCTCCCGGGCGTCGGGCACCTGATCGTCGGCCGCCGCCGCGCCGGGATGACACTGCTGCTGGCGACGATCGCCCTGGTCGTCGGCCTGGGCGCGACCCTGCTGACGCTGGACGCGTCCGCCACCGAGCGCCTCGCGGTGAGGACCGACGTCCTGCTCGCGATCGCCGCCGGCCTGGTCCTCGCCGGCGTGCTCTGGTGCGCCGCGATCCTCTCCGCCTACCGGGCCGCGCGCCCGCCGCGGATGTCCGGCTCCCAGGCGGCCGTCACTCGCGGGCTCGTCGGCCTGACCTGCCTCGCGGTGATGACGCCGCTGACCTACGGCGCGTCGACGGTCTACGCGGCCCGCGACGTCCTGTCCGAGAAGTTTCGCTCGGACCTGCTCCAGGCCGCGGGCGACCCTGCCGTGGCGGGCGTCGACCTGAGCACTCCGACCCCGACGCCCACGCCGGTGCCCTTCGCCGACCGCGACCGGGTCTCGGTGCTCCTGCTCGGCGGCGACGGGGAGGACGACCGCCGGGGCGTCCGCACCGACGCGCTGATCCTCGCGACCGTCGACACCCGCACGGGCCGGACGTCGCTGATCAGCCTGCCGCGCAACCTGCAGAACATCCCGCTGCGGCCCGGCACCCCGCTGGCGAACGCCTACCCGAACGGGTTCCCGGAATTCTGGTTCAGCCTCTACACGGTCGCCGCGGACAACCCGGCGCTGATGCCGCACGTGCGCCCGGAGAACGCCGGCGCCGCCGCGATCACCGACGCCGCCGCGTACCTGACCGGCATCGACATCGACTACTACGCGCTCACCGACATGGCCGGCTTCCGGAAGATCGTGAACTCACTCGGCGGCGTGACGATGAACGTCCGCTCCGGGGACGGTCTTCCGATCCCGATCGGCGGCTCGCACGCCGGCGACGGAACGGTGACGGCGCGCCCGCACGGGGAGATCGCCCTCGGCCCGCAAAAACTCGACGGGTACTCCGCGCTCTGGTACGCCCGCTCCCGGTTCGCCAGCGGCGACGA of the Sporichthya polymorpha DSM 43042 genome contains:
- a CDS encoding LCP family protein; this translates as MASLLPGVGHLIVGRRRAGMTLLLATIALVVGLGATLLTLDASATERLAVRTDVLLAIAAGLVLAGVLWCAAILSAYRAARPPRMSGSQAAVTRGLVGLTCLAVMTPLTYGASTVYAARDVLSEKFRSDLLQAAGDPAVAGVDLSTPTPTPTPVPFADRDRVSVLLLGGDGEDDRRGVRTDALILATVDTRTGRTSLISLPRNLQNIPLRPGTPLANAYPNGFPEFWFSLYTVAADNPALMPHVRPENAGAAAITDAAAYLTGIDIDYYALTDMAGFRKIVNSLGGVTMNVRSGDGLPIPIGGSHAGDGTVTARPHGEIALGPQKLDGYSALWYARSRFASGDEERQARQRCLLTAIARQADPGSLLTSIREFTSAAKQILLTNIPAEVLPDFAELARQYRRTAQIDRVTILDVVSSSVNPDVEAIRARAAAAVAGSLTPEATSDYGVLRPICPNL